A genomic region of Cygnus atratus isolate AKBS03 ecotype Queensland, Australia chromosome 13, CAtr_DNAZoo_HiC_assembly, whole genome shotgun sequence contains the following coding sequences:
- the FHL1 gene encoding four and a half LIM domains protein 1 isoform X1: MSERFDCHYCRDPLQGKKYVQKEGRHCCVKCFEKFCANTCIECKKPIGADSKELHFKNRYWHDNCFRCFKCYTSLVNEPFMLRENNKVWCSNCTATEDAPRCKGCFKPIIAGDQNVEYKKMVWHKDCFTCSQCKQVIGSGSFFPKGDDFYCVSCHEHKFAKTCAKCKNPITSGGLTYQEQPWHSECFICSNCKKQLGGKRFTAVEDQFYCVECYKECVAKKCAGCKNPITAGFGRGTSVVNYEDESWHDYCFKCTKCARGLANKRFVCHNGKIYCAECPKRL; this comes from the exons ATGTCGGAGCGTTTTGACTGCCACTACTGCCGTGACCCGCTGCAAGGGAAGAAGTACGTGCAGAAGGAGGGCCGCCACTGCTGTGTCAAGTGCTTTGAGAAGTTCTGTGCCAACACCTGCATTGAGTGCAAGAAACCCATCGGTGCCGACTCCAAG GAGCTGCATTTCAAGAACCGTTACTGGCATGACAACTGCTTCCGCTGCTTCAAGTGCTATACATCCTTGGTGAATGAGCCCTTCATGCTAAGGGAGAACAACAAGGTCTGGTGCAGTAACTGCACTGCCACTGAGGATGCACCCAGGTGTAAGGGCTGCTTCAAGCCGATTATTGCAG GAGACCAAAATGTTGAATACAAGAAGATGGTCTGGCATAAGGACTGTTTCACTTGCAGTCAGTGCAAGCAAGTGATTGGATCTGGGAGCTTCTTCCCAAAGGGTGATGACTTCTACTGTGTCTCCTGCCACGAGCATAAATTTGCCAAGACCTGTGCTAAATGCAAGAAT CCCATCACTTCTGGAGGTCTCACTTACCAGGAACAGCCTTGGCATTCAGAGTGCTTCATTTGCTCCAACTGCAAGAAGCAATTGGGTGGGAAGCGCTTCACAGCCGTAGAGGATCAGTTTTACTGTGTTGAGTGCTACAAGGAATGTGTTGCCAAGAAGTGTGCTGGCTGCAAGAATCCTATTACAG CAGGATTTGGAAGAGGAACCAGTGTGGTTAACTACGAAGATGAATCCTGGCACGATTATTGTTTCAAATGCACAAAGTGTGCCCGTGGTTTGGCCAACAAGCGCTTTGTTTGCCATAATGGAAAAATTTACTGTGCTGAGTGTCCCAAACGACTGTAA
- the FHL1 gene encoding four and a half LIM domains protein 1 isoform X2: protein MSERFDCHYCRDPLQGKKYVQKEGRHCCVKCFEKFCANTCIECKKPIGADSKELHFKNRYWHDNCFRCFKCYTSLVNEPFMLRENNKVWCSNCTATEDAPRCKGCFKPIIAGDQNVEYKKMVWHKDCFTCSQCKQVIGSGSFFPKGDDFYCVSCHEHKFAKTCAKCKNPITSGGLTYQEQPWHSECFICSNCKKQLGGKRFTAVEDQFYCVECYKECVAKKCAGCKNPITGFGRGTSVVNYEDESWHDYCFKCTKCARGLANKRFVCHNGKIYCAECPKRL, encoded by the exons ATGTCGGAGCGTTTTGACTGCCACTACTGCCGTGACCCGCTGCAAGGGAAGAAGTACGTGCAGAAGGAGGGCCGCCACTGCTGTGTCAAGTGCTTTGAGAAGTTCTGTGCCAACACCTGCATTGAGTGCAAGAAACCCATCGGTGCCGACTCCAAG GAGCTGCATTTCAAGAACCGTTACTGGCATGACAACTGCTTCCGCTGCTTCAAGTGCTATACATCCTTGGTGAATGAGCCCTTCATGCTAAGGGAGAACAACAAGGTCTGGTGCAGTAACTGCACTGCCACTGAGGATGCACCCAGGTGTAAGGGCTGCTTCAAGCCGATTATTGCAG GAGACCAAAATGTTGAATACAAGAAGATGGTCTGGCATAAGGACTGTTTCACTTGCAGTCAGTGCAAGCAAGTGATTGGATCTGGGAGCTTCTTCCCAAAGGGTGATGACTTCTACTGTGTCTCCTGCCACGAGCATAAATTTGCCAAGACCTGTGCTAAATGCAAGAAT CCCATCACTTCTGGAGGTCTCACTTACCAGGAACAGCCTTGGCATTCAGAGTGCTTCATTTGCTCCAACTGCAAGAAGCAATTGGGTGGGAAGCGCTTCACAGCCGTAGAGGATCAGTTTTACTGTGTTGAGTGCTACAAGGAATGTGTTGCCAAGAAGTGTGCTGGCTGCAAGAATCCTATTACAG GATTTGGAAGAGGAACCAGTGTGGTTAACTACGAAGATGAATCCTGGCACGATTATTGTTTCAAATGCACAAAGTGTGCCCGTGGTTTGGCCAACAAGCGCTTTGTTTGCCATAATGGAAAAATTTACTGTGCTGAGTGTCCCAAACGACTGTAA